One Periplaneta americana isolate PAMFEO1 chromosome 8, P.americana_PAMFEO1_priV1, whole genome shotgun sequence genomic region harbors:
- the LOC138704701 gene encoding BTB/POZ domain-containing protein 6-B-like isoform X1, with protein sequence MDNKLSLEASAGGEACDTITNEKVQQSEKKNKGNVETAGVPKGSNFKERGLSALECGLWVDCKFLVGEDEEEIEACSIVLSLASPVFAAMFFGSMPEKEPVKVPDVEPEVFQLLLQFIYAHEVQISSNEEAAKLMVAADKYMLPDLIKTCSEFFTQNINGNDMKDLCDMLNTATLFNREDMKKVALKLVKEKIVTLLSSKEFLTLSADSFVSILKRGHLNVDSELPLISASIRWASARCAERGIPAEVKTLRSILVESGVFRHLRFLSLSLAQLESGPGMAGILTDEEMKAIKEHYETDGDEPPPDSVCLMKNPRKIDAAKMSFCFNK encoded by the exons ATGGACAATAAATTAAGTCTGG AGGCATCAGCAGGCGGTGAAGCATGTGACACAATAACCAACGAAAAAGTACagcaatctgaaaaaaaaaataaaggg AACGTGGAAACTGCTGGTGTTCCTAAAGGATCAAATTTTAAAGAAAGAGGATTAAGTGCTCTGGAATGCGGACTTTGGGTAGACTGCAAGTTTCTCGTTGGGGAAGACGAAGAG GAAATAGAGGCTTGCAGTATTGTATTATCTCTTGCGAGTCCCGTATTCGCAGCCATGTTCTTTGGTTCTATGCCTGAGAAAGAACCTGTGAAGGTACCCGATGTAGAGCCTGAAGTGTTTCAACTTTTGCTGca ATTCATCTATGCTCACGAAGTTCAGATAAGTTCCAATGAAGAAGCTGCGAAGTTGATGGTAGCTGCTGATAAGTATATGCTGCCAGATTTAATTAAAACATGTTCAGAATTCTTCACTCAGAATATCAATGGAAATGACATGAAAGATTTGTGTGATATGTTAAATACAGCCACTCTCTTTAATAGAGAAGATATGAAGAAAGTTGCTCTCAAG ttggtgaaagaaaaaattgtCACACTGTTATCAAGTAAGGAGTTCCTGACCTTGAGTGCGGACTCTTTTGTGAGTATTTTAAAGCGAGGCCATCTCAATGTTGATTCTGAACTGCCGCTGATAAGTGCATCAATACGATGGGCATCTGCTCGCTGTGCAGAAAGAGGCATTCCTGCTGAAGTGAAGACACTGCGCTCTATTCTTGTGGAATCTGGTGTGTTCCGACACCTCAGATTCCTCAGTTTATCTCTGGCTCAACTTGAGAGTGGCCCGGGTATGGCAGGAATTCTAACAGACGAGGAAATGAAGGCTATTAAAGAACACTATGAAACTGATGGAGATGAACCACCACCAGATTCTGTATGTCTTATGAAAAATCCACGGAAGATAGATGCTGCGAAAATGTCTTTTTGTTTTAACAAATAA
- the LOC138704701 gene encoding BTB/POZ domain-containing protein 6-B-like isoform X2, which yields MDNKLSLEASAGGEACDTITNEKVQQSEKKNKGNVETAGVPKGSNFKERGLSALECGLWVDCKFLVGEDEEEIEACSIVLSLASPVFAAMFFGSMPEKEPVKVPDVEPEVFQLLLQFIYAHEVQISSNEEAAKLMVAADKYMLPDLIKTCSEFFTQNINGNDMKDLCDMLNTATLFNREDMKKVALKFHCAPPWRKVLNSTLHT from the exons ATGGACAATAAATTAAGTCTGG AGGCATCAGCAGGCGGTGAAGCATGTGACACAATAACCAACGAAAAAGTACagcaatctgaaaaaaaaaataaaggg AACGTGGAAACTGCTGGTGTTCCTAAAGGATCAAATTTTAAAGAAAGAGGATTAAGTGCTCTGGAATGCGGACTTTGGGTAGACTGCAAGTTTCTCGTTGGGGAAGACGAAGAG GAAATAGAGGCTTGCAGTATTGTATTATCTCTTGCGAGTCCCGTATTCGCAGCCATGTTCTTTGGTTCTATGCCTGAGAAAGAACCTGTGAAGGTACCCGATGTAGAGCCTGAAGTGTTTCAACTTTTGCTGca ATTCATCTATGCTCACGAAGTTCAGATAAGTTCCAATGAAGAAGCTGCGAAGTTGATGGTAGCTGCTGATAAGTATATGCTGCCAGATTTAATTAAAACATGTTCAGAATTCTTCACTCAGAATATCAATGGAAATGACATGAAAGATTTGTGTGATATGTTAAATACAGCCACTCTCTTTAATAGAGAAGATATGAAGAAAGTTGCTCTCAAG TTCCATTGCGCCCCTCCCTGGAGGAAAGTTCTGAATTCAACACTGCATACCTAA